AAGGGCGTCGAGAAGACCAACGTCGAGGAGTATTGCGTGAGCGAGGGCTGGGTGCGGCTCTCGGCCGGCAAGACCCTCGACCGGGCCGGCAATCCGATGACGGTGAAGCTGAAGGGTGCCGTGGAGCCCTACTTCCGCGATCCGACGCCGGAGGCCTGATCGGCCTTCCGGGCGAGTGATGCCCGGAAGTTGCGGACCGCGTCCGACACCATGCGTTCGACCTGCTCCCGTGAGCGCGGGCCGACGATGACGAGGCTCGTCAGGATGTCGGCGCGCCTGGAACGCTGATTGGCGGTACGGGCGTGATTCGACACGCGCAGGTGCCATGAGCAACTGACGGGCCTGAGATAGAGACTATCACCGCGCTCATTGCGCGCGGTCACCACAAAACCTTCCTGCTCAAGCAGGCGCGCCGCCAAATCGAGCGCCGCCAGCGGCAGGATCGGTCTCCCGGATCCGCTCATGGCCCGGCCGGCTCGATGGTACCGAGGGTGCGTCGCCCCAAGATCCGCGATTTCACCGATAGGGCGGGCCGCTCGATCCAGAACCACGACAGGGCGGCCACCGGCAGCGTCATGGCGAGGGCCGGCACGAGAAGAGCGAGCCCCGACGGCTCCGGCCACAGGGCGTGCAGGCTCTGCTGGATCGGCCAGCCATAGAGATAGATCCCGTAGGACAGGTCGGCGGAGGGATCGAAAAGGCCGCGCGCCATGGGTCCCAGGGCGAGCCAGACGACACCGTAGGCCTCCGCCAGGAACAGTAGCGCGGGATAGGCCGGCGTCCGGGCGAGCACGAAGGTCCCGAAGACCAGACAGGCGAGGGCGGCCGTCGAGATCCGAAGGCGCTCGCGCCACAGGTACAGGGCGGCTCCGGCCGAGAAGATCAGCGGCAATCGCAGGGCGGTCTCGGTGCCCTTGGGCAGCTCGGCCCCGTGCCACCCGCCGACGGCAACCAGGGCGATGGCGAGGCCGATGACGATCACGAGCGCGGCCCCCCGCCTCCGAAGCAGGCCGCATAGGGCGGCGGCCAAGACGCCGAGATAGCACAGGACCTCGTATTTGAGCGTCCAAACCGTGCCGAGGGGCGCCCTGTACGGGTTGGCCTCGAAGACACCGGGGAGCGCGGCATTGCTCTTGAAGGTCGTCAGCGTCGCGCGGATGAACGACCAGAGGCCGGGGTCGCGCAGGTACTCGGCCAGGGGCAGCCGGGTGAGCGCTGCGCCGAGCCCGAGCGACACCATCAGCGTCGCCGCAACCAGCCCCGGCAGGATCCGCAGGGTCCGGGCGATCGCGTAGTCGCGGATCCCGCGCCGGTCGCAGCTCATGGTGACCAGGAAGCCCGACACGGCGAAGAAGCCGTTCACCGCGTGCTCGCCGAGGGTGAAGCCGGTGAGCCGGGCCAGCGGCTCATCCCCGGCAGCGCCCGTCGCCACGCTGAAGGCATGCGATACGACGACCGCGAGCGCGAGGAAGAGGCGCAGACCGGTGAAGCCGTTGCGCGGCCCCTCCAGGGCGGTCGCGATGGTCGAGGCCGCCATTAGCGCAGGCCCTCCCGCGCGAGTGCGTCCTGGCCACGCAGGAAGGCGAGCGCGCCGGCCGCGGAGCCGCCGTAGCGCTCCAGTCCCGACCGTCGCAGGGCCAGGGCCGACAGGAGCACCTTCGGCAGGTTACGCGCGATTCCGGCAGGGCTCGGATCGGGCAGGCCGTACTTCCGGCTGACATAGGCCCGCGACCAAGCCTGATGCCAGCGCGTGCGGAACACCCGCCCCGGTTCCGGCGCGGATGAGCGACCACGGCCATGCAGCGCCTCGGCGCCATGGACGTGGACGAGCGCCCGGCCGGCATCGGCGACGCGTCGGCACAGGTCGTCGTCCTCGTAGAACAGGAAGATGTTCTCGTCGAAGCCGCCGAGCTCCAGGAATAGGGCGCGCGGTATCATCAGGCAGGCGCCGGAGAGGAACGGCGTACAGGCATCGCCCTGCGGCAGGGCCGGGCGGCCGCCCGGATTGGTCAGATAAGGTGCCAGCAGGGAGCGTGCCTGAAAAAAGAATCGCCCGTCGGGCTCGACAATCCGGGGCGCGTAAAGACCGGCCTCCGGCCATGCGCGGGCAGCATCCAGCAAAGCGTCGACGGCACCCGGACGCAGGACGATGTCGGGATTCACGATGAGGACGCGCTCTGCCGTCGCGGCGGCCCGGACGCCCCTGTTGTTGGCGCGGCCATAGCCCTCGTTGCGGGCGTTGCGGATCACCTGGGCTCCGGCGGCCTCCGCGACCGACGCGGAGGCGTCCCGGCTGGCATTATCCACCACGATCGCCGGGACGTGCTGGCCGGCCAACGCCGCGAGGCAGGACGGCAGCACGTCCGCGCTGTCATGCGCGACCACGATCGCGACGAGGCTCGCCACGGCGCGGCGAACCCGTCAGCGAGTCAGGCCTTCTTCTCGGGCAGGTTGAGCCGGATGTGCAGCTCGCGCAGCTGCTTGGGCGTCGCCTCGGAGGGCGCGCCCATCATCAGGTCCTCGGCGCGCTGGTTCATCGGGAACAGCACCACCTCGCGGATGTTCGGCTCGTTGCACAGGAGCATGACGATGCGGTCGACGCCCGGCGCAATGCCGCCGTGCGGCGGAGCGCCCATGCGGAGTGCGTTCAGCATGCCGCCGAACTTCTGCTCCAGCACCTCGTGGCCGTAGCCCGCGATGGCGAACGCCTTCTCCATGACGTCCGGACGATGGTTCCGGATCGCCCCGGAGGACAGCTCCACGCCGTTGCAGACGATGTCGTACTGGAAGGCCTTGATGTTGAGGATCTTCTTCGTGTTGGCGCCGGTCTCGTCCTCGGATGCCAGCGCATCGAGATCGAGGTTCAAGAACTCGTCGCGGTCAATGTTGGGCATGGAGAACGGGTTGTGGGAGAAGTCGATCCGCTTCTCCTCCTCGCTCCACTCATACATCGGGAAGTCGGTGATCCAGCAGAAGGCGTACTGGTCCTTGTCGCACAAGCCCAGTTCGTCGCCGATGCGGATGCGCGCCTTGCCGGCGAGGCCGGCGGCCTTGCCCTCCGGGCCGGCGGAGAAGAACACTGCATCGCCGGATTTGGCGCTCGCCCGCTCGGCGATCAGAGCCTGAACCTCGGCCGGGATGAACTTGGCGATCGGCCCCTTGCCGGAGAGCTGACCGTTCTCCTCCTCGAAGACGATATATCCGAGACCGGGCGCGCCCTCGGAGCGGGCCCAGTCGTTCAGCCTGTCGAAGAACGAGCGCGACTGCGCGGCCGCCCCGGTCGCCGGGATCGCGCGGACCACGCCGCCGCCGGCGATCACACCCTTGAACGCCTTGAACGCGACGTCGTCGCGGGCGAACAAGTCGGTCACGTCCGCGATGATCAGCGGGTTGCGCAAATCCGGCTTGTCGACGCCGTATTTCAGCATCGAATCCGCGTAGGTGATCCGCGGAAATTCCCCGGTGACGCGCTTACCCTCGGCGAACTCTTCGAACACGCCGCGCAGGACCGGCTCGACCGCCTGGAACACGTCCTCCTGGGTGACGAAGCTCATCTCGATATCGAGCTGGTAGAACTCGCCCGGCGAGCGGTCGGCGCGGGCGTCCTCGTCGCGGAAGCAGGGCGCGATCTGAAAGTACCGGTCGAAGCCCGCGATCATCGTCAGCTGCTTGAACTGCTGCGGCGCCTGCGGCAGCGCGTAGAACTTGCCGGGATGGACCCGCGACGGCACGAGGTAGTCGCGCGCGCCCTCCGGGCTCGACGCGGTCAGGATCGGGGTCTGGAACTCGAAGAAGCCGCCCTCGCGCATCCGGCGGCGGAGCGAGTCGATGATCGCGCCGCGCTTCATGATGTTGGCGTGGAGCTTCTCCCGGCGCAGGTCGAGGAAGCGGTACCGCAGCCGTGTCTCCTCCGGATATTCCAGGTCGCCGAAGACCGGCAGCGGCAGCTCGCCCGCGGGACCAAGCACCTCCAGGTCGTCGATGTAGACCTCGACCGCGCCGGTCGGCAGCTCGGCGTTCTCGGTCCCGGACGGGCGCGTCCGGACCCGTCCGTCGATCCGCACGACCCATTCCGAGCGCACGGTCTCTGCCGCCTTGAAGGCCGGGAAGTCGGAATCGACCACGCACTGCGTGAGTCCGTAATGGTCCCGCAGGTCGACGAAGAGCACGCCGCCATGATCGCGGATGCGGTGGCACCAGCCGGAGAGGCGGACACTCTGTCCGACGTCGGACGGGCGGAGCGCCCCGCAGGTGTGGGAACGGTAACGGTGCATGACGGGCTTCTTCCGAGGGAAGGCCGGCACCATTCACGCGAGGCCCCCCAAGTCAAGCGCAGGACCGGCACGATGGCTGCGAAACGGGCCGCGCGCCGCGCGTTCGGCCAGCCGGCCGGACTACCGGATCGGCCGCCCGATCCCCATATGATCTCCATGAGTCACAACGCTTTTTCCCATCCGGCGGCCGCCCCTGATCCGCCGATCGCAGAGGCTCCAAGCTCGTGGCGGACCCTGCCGCTCGACGGCCATTTCGACCTCGTCTACGAGGATGCCACCGGCGCGTGGAGCAATCGGTCCCTCGATGCGCGCGAGTTGAAGCTCGGTCCCGGGCGGATGCTGCTCGGCGGCATCGATGCCCGCCGCGGCGGCTATCGCGGCTTCCGGGTCGATCGGATCCGGCGGCTCATCGACGGCGCGACGGGCGAGCGCATCGAGACCGGCATCCTTGACCGGCTGCTGGCGCGTGCGGAGGCGCAACGCCGCGCCGATGCCGTGCGGATCCGGGGCCAGGCCCGGGCACGGCGCAGGGCGAGCCTCGCCGCCGCGGCCAGGGCATTTTCCGCCTAGGGAATGCGGGGAAATATGGGGACCTTCGCGCCTGTCCCTCCCCATGATGGCGGCGGTTGCGTATAGCCGGGACATGGACCTGATCACCTCAACTGACACGCTGCGTGAAACCTGCGCGCGTCTGGCCGCGCAGCCCTTCGTGACCGTGGACACGGAGTTCATGCGCGAGACGACGTATTATCCGAAGCTCTGCCTGATCCAGATGGCGGCTCCGGACGGCACCGCCGTGCTGGTCGATCCGCTCGCGCCGGGGATCGATCTGCAGCCCTTCATCGACTTGATGGCCGACGAGCGCACCGTGAAGGTGTTCCACTCCGCGCGCCAGGATCTCGAGATCATCTGGTTGATGGGCGGCGTGCTGCCGCACCCGTTCTTCGACACCCAGGTCGCCGCGATGGTGTGCGGCTACGGCGACTCGGTCTCGTACGAGCAGCTCGTCAACGATGTCGCCAAGGCCAAGATCGACAAGTCCTCGCGCTTCACCGACTGGTCGCGGCGGCCGCTTTCGGAGGCCCAGCTTACCTACGCCCTGTCAGACGTGACCCACCTCGTGAAGGTCTACGAGGTTCTCGTGGCCGAGTTGCTGCGCACGGATCGCGGCGCTTGGCTCGACGAGGAGATGGCGGTGCTGACCTCGCCGGACACCTATCGGGCCGAGCCCGCGCAGGCCTGGCGCAGGCTGTCGGGCCGGATGCGCAAGCCGCGCGAGATCGCCGTGCTGATGGAGGTGGCGGCCTGGCGCGAGGGCGAGGCGCAGGCGCGCAACGTTCCCCGCGGGCGCGTCCTCAAGGACGAGGCGGTGATCGACGTGGCCTCGGCCGCACCGCGCAACGCCGAGGCGCTGGCGCGGCTACGCACCATCCCGGCCGGGTTCGAGCGCTCACGCACGGGCGCCGAGATCCTGTCGGCCGTCGAGCGCGGTCTGTCGCGCGACACCAGCGAGATCCGCATGCCGGAGCGGATCCGCCGGAGCGGCGGCAACGGCGCGATCGTGGAGCTCCTCAAGGTGCTGCTGAAGGCCGTCTGCGAGGCCGAGGGCGTGGCTCCGAAGATCATCGCCACCGTAGACGACCTCGAATCCCTCGCGGACGACGATGCCGCCGAGGTGCCGGCTCTCCAAGGCTGGCGTCGGGTGCTGTTCGGCGAGAAGGCCCTGGCCCTCAAGCAGGGTCGGCTGGCGCTCTCGGTCGTGGCCGGCCGCATCGTCGTGCGGGAGCTCGACGCAATGCCGGCTGACGCAGAGCCCCTCGGGAATGGCTGACAACGGGTCGTCGGTCCCCGCCCAACCTGAGCTGTGCGCGTGACACGTCGGCGGGTCGGGATTAAATGGCAACAGGGTTGCCGATTAATCCCCTCCGCGTCGTGCGTATGTTCGAGCCGAACGAAGTCTTAAAGACGTTGACCGGCCGTGGGCTGGTTTCGGCGGAGGGTTGCGGCTCCGTGCGGGTTCGTTACCGCGTGGTCATCGAGCGACGGGAAGGCGGCGTCGTCGCCTTCGGCAATCTCTACGGCAGTCACGCCAATCTGCGGCCCATCTGGCTTGAGCCTGACGCCCAACTCCGGCTCGCGAACGGCCGCCGCCTGACGATATCCCTGACCGATCTCGTGGGCGACGTGGCCGAGTTCGAGGGAACGGGGCCGGTCGGCCCGCTCTAGGCGGACGTCGAGAGCCTGATTTCGCCGCGCATGGCGACTCAGAGCCTCGCGCTGCGATGTGCGGCCGCAGGGCGACGCGGGGCCCACATCGCGCGGCCCTGCGAAAACCGGTCTGCTGCACATCTACGATGAGGGGATCGATCAGTCCCGGGGGAGGGGTCCTCCGGCCCGGCCGTCGCGCGTCTTCCAGCGTCCAGTGACCCGGGATGATTCGGCAATCTTCTCGCGCGAACCCGCCGAAGCATTCTTGGATCCCGATCAACGACGAGTGCGGCGACTGGGCGCACGGCCACCGCGTCGGCGGTTCCGTCGCCGGGGAGGCCCCTGGACGCCTTCGCACCGCAAAGATTCCTCCGCGCCGACGCCGAAGCGATACGGTCCGGCTCCCGCCACGCGCGCATATGGCGCCGTAGCAAAGCTTCGCCCCCTGCAAGACCTGCATAGGAAGGCGTCACATCGGCGTGAGGACAATCCCGAACGAAGCCGAACTAATTGTGCGTCGCAACATTTTCTTCTGCGGCACAATGACAGGGACTAGGCTTGTGTCACCCTAAACGAAGCTTTCACCGCGGGGGTTATCGCGCGGAAGAGCGAGTTGACGGCGCTCAAAAATCTCTTAGAGTTCGTTCAAGCCTCGGTTTCGAGGGAGCCGCCCCAGGGATGGCGGTTCCTGGCTAGGGGATCGGTAGATCTCCTCGAAGTCCACTATGCCCGCTACCGAGGCGTCCATCCCTGTCGCAAACAGTCAGGTCGGAGTCCGAGCGACGCCCTTCTCTACGCGCGCCGCAACGACCCTTAAAGACTTGTCGGAGGAACCCATGAGAGCAGTGCATCTCCTTGCGCTCGGCGCGGGTGTTGCGGCCGTCGCCGCGCCGGCGCTGGCCAACGAAAGCGTCATGAAGGGCATCGCCAATCCGGCGGAGCAGGTCCTTCAGACGGTAGACTACGCCAATACGCGTTATTCCAAGCTCGATCAGATCAACGCCAAGAACGTCAAGGATCTCCAGGTTGCCTGGACGTTCTCGACCGGCGTTCTGCGCGGCCACGAGGGCTCGCCGCTCGTCATCGGCAACATGATGTACGTGCACACGCCGTTCCCGAACATCGTGTACGCCCTCGACCTCGACCACGAGGCGAAGATCGTCTGGAAGTACGAGCCCAAGCAGGATCCGTCCGTGATCCCGGTCATGTGCTGTGACACGGTCAACCGTGGTCTGGCCTACGCCGACGGCGCCATCCTCCTGCACCAGGCCGACACCACCCTCGTGTCGCTCGACGCCAAGACCGGCAAGGTCAACTGGTCGGTCGTGAACGGCGACCCGAAGAAGGGCGAGACCAATACCGCCACGGTTCTGCCCGTGAAGGACAAGGTCATCGTCGGCATCTCGGGCGGCGAGTTCGGCGTGCAGTGCCACGTCACCGCCTACGACCTGAAGACCGGCAAGAAGGTGTGGCGCGGCTACTCCGAGGGTCCGGACGACCAGATGCTGGTCGACCCGGAGAAGACCACCTCGCTCGGCAAGCCTGTCGGCAAGGACTCCTCGCTGAAGACCTGGGAAGGCGATCAGTGGAAGACCGGCGGCGGCTGCACCTGGGGCTGGTTCTCGTACGATCCCAAGCTCGACCTGATGTATTACGGCTCGGGCAACCCCTCGACCTGGAACCCCAAGCAGCGTCCGGGCGACAACAAGTGGTCGATGACCATCTGGGCGCGTAACCCGGATACCGGCGTCGCCAAGTGGGTCTACCAGATGACCCCCCACGACGAGTGGGACTACGACGGCATCAACGAGATGATCCTCACGGATCAGAAGGTTGACGGCAAGGAGCAGCCGCTCCTGACCCACTTCGACCGTAACGGCTTCGGCTACACGCTGAACCGCGCGGACGGCAACCTGCTGGTGGCCGAGAAGTACGACCCGGCCGTCAACTGGGCGACCAAGGTCGACATGGACAAGGGCTCGAAGAACTACGGCCGTCCGCTGGTCGTGTCGAAGTACTCGACCGAGCAGAACGGTGAGGACACCAACTCCAAGGGCATCTGCCCGGCGGCCCTCGGG
The sequence above is drawn from the Methylobacterium mesophilicum SR1.6/6 genome and encodes:
- the xoxF1 gene encoding lanthanide-dependent methanol dehydrogenase XoxF1 (Multiple clades of rare earth element (REE)-dependent methanol dehydrogenases have been described, XoxF1 through XoxF5 at least, in methylotrophs. Multiple XoxF paralogs may be found encoded in the same genome, and the REE-dependent enzymes may be preferred to calcium-dependent versions. Members of this family fall within the clade named XoxF1, a La3+-dependent family.) codes for the protein MRAVHLLALGAGVAAVAAPALANESVMKGIANPAEQVLQTVDYANTRYSKLDQINAKNVKDLQVAWTFSTGVLRGHEGSPLVIGNMMYVHTPFPNIVYALDLDHEAKIVWKYEPKQDPSVIPVMCCDTVNRGLAYADGAILLHQADTTLVSLDAKTGKVNWSVVNGDPKKGETNTATVLPVKDKVIVGISGGEFGVQCHVTAYDLKTGKKVWRGYSEGPDDQMLVDPEKTTSLGKPVGKDSSLKTWEGDQWKTGGGCTWGWFSYDPKLDLMYYGSGNPSTWNPKQRPGDNKWSMTIWARNPDTGVAKWVYQMTPHDEWDYDGINEMILTDQKVDGKEQPLLTHFDRNGFGYTLNRADGNLLVAEKYDPAVNWATKVDMDKGSKNYGRPLVVSKYSTEQNGEDTNSKGICPAALGSKDQQPAAFSPKTNLFYVPTNHVCMDYEPFRVTYTPGQPYVGATLSMYPAPNSHGGMGNFIAWDGVNGKIKWSNPEQFSVWSGALATAGDVVFYGTLEGYLKAVDDKTGKELYKFKTPSGIIGNVMTYQHKGKQYVGVLSGVGGWAGIGLAAGLTDPNAGLGAVGGYAALTQYTNLGGQLTVFALPN
- a CDS encoding glycosyltransferase family 2 protein gives rise to the protein MASLVAIVVAHDSADVLPSCLAALAGQHVPAIVVDNASRDASASVAEAAGAQVIRNARNEGYGRANNRGVRAAATAERVLIVNPDIVLRPGAVDALLDAARAWPEAGLYAPRIVEPDGRFFFQARSLLAPYLTNPGGRPALPQGDACTPFLSGACLMIPRALFLELGGFDENIFLFYEDDDLCRRVADAGRALVHVHGAEALHGRGRSSAPEPGRVFRTRWHQAWSRAYVSRKYGLPDPSPAGIARNLPKVLLSALALRRSGLERYGGSAAGALAFLRGQDALAREGLR
- a CDS encoding DUF3297 family protein, whose amino-acid sequence is MTDTPPDRLAANPNSPFYDEKALERGVGVRFKGVEKTNVEEYCVSEGWVRLSAGKTLDRAGNPMTVKLKGAVEPYFRDPTPEA
- the aspS gene encoding aspartate--tRNA ligase — encoded protein: MHRYRSHTCGALRPSDVGQSVRLSGWCHRIRDHGGVLFVDLRDHYGLTQCVVDSDFPAFKAAETVRSEWVVRIDGRVRTRPSGTENAELPTGAVEVYIDDLEVLGPAGELPLPVFGDLEYPEETRLRYRFLDLRREKLHANIMKRGAIIDSLRRRMREGGFFEFQTPILTASSPEGARDYLVPSRVHPGKFYALPQAPQQFKQLTMIAGFDRYFQIAPCFRDEDARADRSPGEFYQLDIEMSFVTQEDVFQAVEPVLRGVFEEFAEGKRVTGEFPRITYADSMLKYGVDKPDLRNPLIIADVTDLFARDDVAFKAFKGVIAGGGVVRAIPATGAAAQSRSFFDRLNDWARSEGAPGLGYIVFEEENGQLSGKGPIAKFIPAEVQALIAERASAKSGDAVFFSAGPEGKAAGLAGKARIRIGDELGLCDKDQYAFCWITDFPMYEWSEEEKRIDFSHNPFSMPNIDRDEFLNLDLDALASEDETGANTKKILNIKAFQYDIVCNGVELSSGAIRNHRPDVMEKAFAIAGYGHEVLEQKFGGMLNALRMGAPPHGGIAPGVDRIVMLLCNEPNIREVVLFPMNQRAEDLMMGAPSEATPKQLRELHIRLNLPEKKA
- the rnd gene encoding ribonuclease D, whose translation is MDLITSTDTLRETCARLAAQPFVTVDTEFMRETTYYPKLCLIQMAAPDGTAVLVDPLAPGIDLQPFIDLMADERTVKVFHSARQDLEIIWLMGGVLPHPFFDTQVAAMVCGYGDSVSYEQLVNDVAKAKIDKSSRFTDWSRRPLSEAQLTYALSDVTHLVKVYEVLVAELLRTDRGAWLDEEMAVLTSPDTYRAEPAQAWRRLSGRMRKPREIAVLMEVAAWREGEAQARNVPRGRVLKDEAVIDVASAAPRNAEALARLRTIPAGFERSRTGAEILSAVERGLSRDTSEIRMPERIRRSGGNGAIVELLKVLLKAVCEAEGVAPKIIATVDDLESLADDDAAEVPALQGWRRVLFGEKALALKQGRLALSVVAGRIVVRELDAMPADAEPLGNG
- a CDS encoding acyltransferase family protein encodes the protein MAASTIATALEGPRNGFTGLRLFLALAVVVSHAFSVATGAAGDEPLARLTGFTLGEHAVNGFFAVSGFLVTMSCDRRGIRDYAIARTLRILPGLVAATLMVSLGLGAALTRLPLAEYLRDPGLWSFIRATLTTFKSNAALPGVFEANPYRAPLGTVWTLKYEVLCYLGVLAAALCGLLRRRGAALVIVIGLAIALVAVGGWHGAELPKGTETALRLPLIFSAGAALYLWRERLRISTAALACLVFGTFVLARTPAYPALLFLAEAYGVVWLALGPMARGLFDPSADLSYGIYLYGWPIQQSLHALWPEPSGLALLVPALAMTLPVAALSWFWIERPALSVKSRILGRRTLGTIEPAGP